The Brachionichthys hirsutus isolate HB-005 chromosome 11, CSIRO-AGI_Bhir_v1, whole genome shotgun sequence genome includes a window with the following:
- the stard10 gene encoding START domain-containing protein 10 produces the protein MSGQAVTIPDDRAFASFKAECLCEEGWSMTCSKRNVTVWVQDLEEGKSIHRIKCLMVCKDISAETMYDVLHDIEYRRKWDKNVYETFDIGKLTVNTDVGYYAWKCPGPLRNRDVVTLRSWLPIGKDYIIMNYSVKHAKYPPKKDLVRAVSIQTGYMVQCQGPKHCILTYMAHVDPRGSLPKWVFNKSSHIFAPRAMMKINKACLKYSDWKQRNNPGFKPWLYPEQTTLPSIPLSELSIQRAESLEIIDESSLAETQERDDSD, from the exons ATGTCTGGACAGGCTGTGACCATTCCGGACGACCGGGCGTTCGCCAGCTTCAAGGCCGAGTGTCTGTGCGAGGAGGGCTGGAGCATGACCTGCAGTAAGAGGAACGTCACGGTGTGGGTCCAGGATCTGGAGGAGGGCAAGTCCATCCACAGGATTAAG TGTCTGATGGTGTGTAAGGACATCTCAGCCGAGACCATGTACGATGTTCTCCACGATATCGAGTACAGAAGGAAATGGGACAAGAATGTCTATGAGACCTTTGATATCGGGAAACTTACGGTCAACACGGATGTGGGATACTACGCAT GGAAATGTCCGGGCCCTCTTCGGAACCGTGACGTCGTCACGCTTCGCTCCTGGTTGCCAATAGGGAAAGATTACATCATCATGAACTACTCTGTCAAACATGCc AAATACCCTCCTAAAAAGGACTTGGTGCGAGCTGTGTCAATTCAGACTGGCTACATGGTCCAGTGCCAGGGACCCAAACACTGTATCCTCACATACATGGCCCATGTAGACCCACGAG GTTCATTACCCAAGTGGGTTTTCAACAAGTCTTCCCACATATTTGCTCCTCGT GCAATGATGAAGATTAATAAAGCCTGTTTGAAGTATTCAGACTGGAAGCAGAGAAACAACCCTGGCTTCAAGCCCTGGCTCTATCCTGAACAGACTACATTACCCAGCATCCCCCTCTCTGAACTCAGCATCCAGCGTGCTGAGAGCCTAGAGATCATTGATGAGAGTTCCCTGGCTGAGACCCAGGAGAGAGACGACAGCGactaa